A part of Candidatus Brocadia sp. genomic DNA contains:
- a CDS encoding sensor domain-containing diguanylate cyclase, protein MENSIENTETQYLRSQIAALEQLLVAHEKTALEQTDKLYGEISERKRIEEARKDNEQFLQTLMDSIPAPIFYKNTDGKYMGCNKAFEDFLGMQKEEIIGKTVYEVAPKELAACYYEADLALFRNRGSQVYEARVKPSNSSVRDVVFHKAVFYGHEREIAGLIGIILDITDRKRVEESLRKSEASLANAQRIAHLGNWEWNIVTNELRWSDEVCRIFGLAPLEFGATYEAFLNSVHPDDREFVKESVNKALYEKIPYSINHRIILPDGSERIVHEQAEVIFGDTGEPIQMNGIVQDITELKRTEEALMRRIDTEKAVAGISARLVKFTDFNKAIDVSLADIGRLSGACRVCLFQFCDNGSIMDNTHEWCDEGVIPEIKNLQTAMFPWWMKNLHADNVIYITDVSKMPLEASIEKEFLERQGIKSLLAFPLYIEEKLLGFIRLDNLTTIAAWQEEDVSLVRITSEIIGNAIARKQTEALINYLAYYDTLTNLPNRNLLQDRLQIAMTQAKRTGCIVAIMVLDLDGFKTINDSLGHPVGDLLLKAVAERLTRCIRKGDTIARLGGDEFMVILHDLDHALNAATVANKIIHALQQPFFLNEHKLHTTASIGISIYPLDSDNKDSLIKQADIAMYLSKEHGKDTFRFYNANMNTCI, encoded by the coding sequence ATGGAAAATAGCATTGAAAATACAGAAACTCAATACCTCAGGTCTCAAATAGCCGCTCTGGAGCAGTTACTTGTGGCACACGAAAAAACTGCGCTTGAACAAACCGATAAACTATATGGAGAAATATCAGAGCGCAAGAGAATCGAAGAAGCAAGAAAAGACAATGAACAGTTTCTGCAAACCCTCATGGATTCGATTCCTGCCCCGATATTTTACAAGAACACAGATGGAAAATATATGGGTTGCAATAAGGCATTTGAAGATTTTTTAGGAATGCAGAAGGAAGAAATTATTGGTAAAACAGTATATGAAGTAGCACCTAAAGAACTTGCTGCCTGCTATTATGAAGCGGATTTAGCCTTATTCCGCAATAGGGGTAGTCAGGTTTATGAAGCTCGAGTGAAGCCCAGCAACAGCTCTGTACGTGATGTCGTCTTTCACAAAGCAGTTTTTTATGGTCATGAAAGAGAGATTGCTGGTTTGATTGGTATAATTCTGGACATCACAGACCGCAAGCGTGTGGAGGAATCACTAAGAAAAAGCGAAGCAAGCCTCGCCAATGCTCAACGAATTGCCCATTTAGGGAATTGGGAATGGAATATCGTAACAAATGAATTGCGATGGTCTGATGAAGTATGTCGTATATTTGGTCTCGCTCCACTGGAATTTGGCGCTACATATGAGGCGTTTCTGAACTCAGTTCACCCTGACGATCGGGAATTTGTGAAAGAATCTGTCAATAAGGCCTTGTACGAAAAAATACCCTACAGCATTAACCACCGCATCATTTTACCTGACGGCTCGGAACGCATTGTCCATGAACAAGCTGAAGTCATTTTTGGCGATACGGGGGAACCAATCCAGATGAACGGAATCGTTCAGGATATTACTGAGCTTAAGCGGACGGAGGAAGCCCTCATGCGCAGAATAGATACTGAAAAAGCCGTAGCGGGTATTTCTGCCAGGTTAGTTAAGTTTACAGACTTTAATAAAGCTATTGATGTCTCATTGGCTGATATCGGCAGGTTAAGCGGTGCCTGTAGAGTCTGCCTGTTTCAGTTCTGTGATAACGGTAGCATAATGGATAACACCCATGAATGGTGCGACGAGGGTGTTATACCTGAAATTAAGAATCTGCAGACTGCAATGTTTCCCTGGTGGATGAAAAACCTGCACGCCGATAATGTAATTTATATCACCGATGTTTCTAAAATGCCTCTAGAAGCTAGTATTGAAAAAGAGTTCCTGGAGAGGCAGGGTATTAAATCACTACTGGCTTTTCCATTGTATATTGAGGAGAAATTGTTAGGATTTATCCGTTTGGATAATCTCACAACTATTGCTGCATGGCAAGAAGAAGACGTTTCTCTGGTCCGCATCACATCAGAAATAATAGGAAATGCAATTGCACGGAAACAAACGGAGGCTCTTATTAATTACCTGGCCTACTACGATACGCTTACGAACCTGCCTAATCGAAATCTATTGCAAGACCGTCTGCAAATAGCGATGACCCAGGCAAAGCGTACCGGTTGTATTGTGGCTATTATGGTCCTTGATCTTGATGGTTTTAAAACCATCAATGACTCGCTTGGACACCCCGTGGGCGATTTGCTGCTTAAGGCTGTTGCTGAGCGACTAACACGGTGTATACGCAAAGGTGATACTATCGCACGCTTGGGGGGAGATGAATTTATGGTTATCCTTCACGATCTGGATCATGCGCTCAATGCAGCTACGGTAGCAAACAAAATTATTCATGCATTACAGCAACCTTTTTTTCTTAATGAGCACAAACTCCATACCACCGCGAGTATAGGCATTAGCATTTATCCACTGGATTCTGATAACAAAGATAGTCTCATCAAACAGGCTGATATTGCGATGTACCTATCCAAGGAACATGGCAAAGATACCTTCCGATTCTATAATGCTAATATGAATACCTGTATTTAA
- a CDS encoding NAD(P)/FAD-dependent oxidoreductase, with product MVEYDVVIIGAGPSGAATARGLVNEGLKVLVLEKKKLPRYKMCSGIIFKKSQDITEKYFGKIPKSAYVTPNILKGVRFWSDEIHYTDWPFSKDGSGAPNVWRSGYDDWLIKSSGAEVRDCCSLIGFQDSGKHVIVECSNISNSKTNVITCRYLISAEGSRSIIRAGLDPEFEKGLKWFVAYQNYYEGNSDLDPCFYNGFLDSQYGDVYSWFNVKNDLQIFGTAVRNGVKINPYLNKYTEMLKKRFGLKLRNLVRRVGCLGNDMCTTGRFYLGRGNILLVGEAAGFLNAFGEGISCALSTGLFAAEAISKSIKSGDDALATYAELTKMERRQTTISWKLGAKIAGRNLMPL from the coding sequence ATGGTGGAATATGATGTTGTAATCATAGGGGCAGGCCCTTCAGGTGCAGCCACAGCCAGAGGGCTAGTAAACGAAGGGCTAAAAGTCCTCGTGCTAGAAAAAAAGAAACTCCCCCGATATAAGATGTGTTCCGGTATTATCTTTAAAAAATCGCAGGATATCACAGAAAAATATTTCGGCAAAATTCCGAAGTCCGCATATGTTACCCCAAATATTTTAAAGGGGGTAAGATTCTGGTCTGATGAGATACATTATACCGATTGGCCGTTCAGCAAGGACGGCAGCGGTGCACCCAATGTATGGCGTTCTGGGTATGATGATTGGCTTATCAAAAGCTCAGGGGCAGAAGTCCGGGATTGCTGTAGCCTGATAGGGTTTCAGGATTCAGGGAAACACGTAATAGTGGAATGTTCTAATATATCCAATAGCAAAACGAACGTTATTACGTGCCGATACTTAATAAGTGCCGAAGGCAGCAGGTCGATAATCCGGGCAGGGCTTGACCCTGAGTTTGAAAAAGGTTTAAAATGGTTTGTTGCATATCAGAATTACTATGAAGGCAATTCCGATTTAGACCCCTGTTTCTATAACGGTTTCCTGGATTCACAATATGGCGATGTGTATTCATGGTTTAATGTAAAGAATGACTTGCAAATCTTTGGAACCGCTGTAAGAAATGGTGTGAAGATAAATCCTTACCTGAATAAATATACGGAGATGCTCAAAAAAAGATTTGGCCTGAAACTCAGAAACCTGGTAAGGAGAGTTGGCTGCCTGGGCAATGACATGTGCACAACAGGAAGATTTTACTTGGGCAGGGGAAACATACTTCTGGTTGGGGAAGCAGCAGGATTTCTGAATGCCTTCGGTGAAGGCATCTCATGTGCATTATCAACGGGACTTTTTGCAGCAGAAGCAATAAGTAAGAGCATAAAATCAGGAGATGATGCACTTGCGACGTATGCAGAATTAACAAAAATGGAAAGAAGGCAAACTACAATATCGTGGAAATTAGGAGCGAAAATAGCCGGGAGAAACCTCA
- a CDS encoding glycosyltransferase, with protein MKYQVVIVFTLGVYLYYLVYRFRYTINPDALVFSLFFYYADVHGFISLSLFAFQLWGKVERKSSAPLPDLSVDIYIPTYNEDISIIKKTVLGCVDIRYPHKTYILDDGNRPELAKKAAEWGCGYITRKERTHAKAGNLNNALQLTNGDFVVVFDTDCVPQPDFLDKTLGYFQDQKLAFVQTPHNYYNVDSFQFRVNMEREKYWNEQNLFYRLIMPGRDYWNSTFFAGTAAIFRKKALEDIGGFAIGSITEDLHTTIHLYARGWKGIYHNEILSNELAAKDLKNYHVQQLRWAEGNISMFFKCNPLITKGLTVPQRICFFSTIFGWLFGLPKFIYLIIPPVAIFTGMNPIQSFDFAFIWRCVLFLCILVFGFEFVTRGYGKIIYCECFNTTNFFVVIKATVRSLFGLFGLKSIFKVTGKGTHESVSISDIIPQLIICLFCFSGAVWGGLKLYYGMSAAFMGISAAIFWNIANGLLAASVIEKVTKPHQKRNNFRFIGSVPVRYSLMNGTSSVNGLGVTKDINEDGISLVTFTALPIGKKITLYMYLNQTILPCKAIILYKTSSDFIQGRMFVHGVKIEELNENDRDVISLYCFNTILPRFQHKFGKKPSLFLKMLSKVYSKERFRKHVRRKMPLPLFVQSNGNTSLTAVTNDISMTGLSFTSYVPFELGTMLIMEVFTPFGTLAAKGEVRHVREIMVGHSYFVGVKFIELLQSRKHIRRRMSLPLIVRNNENISLTTVTNDISISGLSFTSYVPLELGTKLTMEIFTPFGTLAAKGGIRHTKEIEVGYSYNIGVEFTQFLTAQKNILLDRLRNTTSVAHE; from the coding sequence GTGAAGTACCAGGTTGTTATCGTATTCACTTTAGGCGTTTATCTTTATTACCTTGTATACCGGTTTCGCTATACCATCAATCCAGACGCCTTGGTTTTCTCGCTGTTTTTTTATTATGCAGATGTTCACGGTTTCATTTCTCTATCTCTCTTTGCCTTTCAGTTATGGGGTAAAGTAGAGAGAAAATCTTCTGCCCCGCTTCCCGATTTATCGGTAGACATATACATTCCTACATATAACGAAGACATTTCCATTATCAAAAAAACGGTACTTGGTTGCGTTGATATAAGGTATCCTCATAAAACGTATATCCTCGATGATGGAAATCGCCCAGAATTAGCCAAGAAGGCGGCAGAATGGGGCTGTGGATATATCACCAGAAAGGAAAGGACGCATGCCAAGGCAGGAAATTTAAATAATGCCCTTCAACTTACCAACGGTGATTTTGTGGTCGTATTTGACACAGATTGTGTTCCTCAACCTGACTTTCTGGATAAGACCCTGGGTTACTTTCAGGATCAAAAGCTTGCCTTCGTCCAAACCCCCCATAATTACTATAATGTTGACTCATTTCAGTTCAGGGTAAACATGGAAAGGGAAAAATATTGGAATGAGCAGAATCTTTTTTACCGGTTAATTATGCCAGGGAGGGATTATTGGAATTCCACCTTTTTTGCCGGAACTGCAGCTATATTCCGAAAAAAAGCCCTGGAAGATATTGGGGGATTTGCCATAGGAAGTATTACTGAAGACCTCCACACGACCATTCATCTCTATGCACGTGGCTGGAAGGGTATTTATCATAACGAGATACTTTCAAATGAACTTGCTGCAAAAGACCTGAAGAATTATCATGTCCAGCAACTCCGGTGGGCGGAGGGAAACATTAGCATGTTTTTTAAGTGTAATCCCCTTATAACAAAGGGGTTAACCGTTCCACAAAGAATCTGTTTTTTTTCCACGATCTTTGGCTGGCTTTTTGGATTGCCCAAATTTATTTACCTTATTATACCACCAGTTGCAATTTTTACCGGGATGAATCCCATACAGTCATTTGATTTCGCTTTTATCTGGAGGTGTGTACTTTTTCTTTGCATACTCGTATTCGGCTTTGAATTTGTGACCCGTGGATATGGCAAAATTATATACTGTGAGTGTTTTAATACGACAAATTTTTTTGTCGTCATTAAGGCAACCGTTAGGAGTCTTTTTGGGCTTTTTGGCTTAAAATCAATTTTCAAGGTGACCGGGAAAGGTACCCATGAATCTGTCAGTATCTCTGATATTATCCCTCAATTGATAATCTGCCTCTTCTGCTTTTCAGGGGCAGTGTGGGGAGGTTTAAAACTCTATTATGGTATGTCTGCTGCTTTTATGGGTATCAGTGCAGCCATCTTCTGGAATATCGCCAATGGGCTTTTAGCCGCTTCTGTAATTGAAAAAGTAACCAAGCCGCACCAGAAGCGCAATAATTTCAGATTTATCGGTTCTGTACCTGTGCGATATTCCCTTATGAATGGCACTAGTTCCGTAAATGGTCTTGGAGTTACTAAGGATATTAATGAAGACGGTATCTCCCTTGTTACATTTACTGCATTGCCAATTGGTAAAAAAATTACTCTTTACATGTACTTAAACCAAACGATTTTGCCCTGTAAAGCTATCATCCTTTACAAGACCAGTAGTGATTTTATACAGGGAAGAATGTTTGTTCATGGTGTAAAAATTGAAGAATTAAACGAAAATGACAGGGATGTAATCAGTCTGTATTGCTTTAACACCATCCTTCCCCGATTTCAACATAAGTTTGGCAAAAAACCTTCTCTTTTTTTGAAAATGCTTTCCAAAGTTTATAGTAAAGAGCGGTTCAGAAAACACGTGCGAAGAAAGATGCCACTCCCTCTTTTCGTTCAAAGCAATGGAAATACTTCTCTAACTGCCGTTACAAATGACATAAGCATGACTGGACTTTCCTTTACCAGTTATGTCCCATTCGAATTGGGGACGATGCTGATCATGGAGGTCTTTACACCATTTGGAACATTAGCTGCTAAAGGAGAGGTAAGGCATGTAAGAGAAATCATGGTGGGACATTCATATTTCGTTGGCGTCAAATTTATTGAACTTCTGCAGTCGAGAAAACATATCCGGAGGAGGATGTCTCTTCCTCTTATTGTTCGAAACAATGAAAATATCTCTCTCACTACTGTTACAAATGATATTAGTATATCCGGACTCTCTTTTACCAGTTATGTTCCACTCGAATTGGGAACAAAACTGACCATGGAGATCTTTACGCCATTTGGGACATTGGCTGCAAAAGGAGGGATAAGGCATACAAAAGAAATTGAGGTTGGGTATTCGTATAATATTGGCGTAGAATTTACCCAATTTTTGACCGCTCAGAAAAACATTCTTTTAGACCGACTCAGAAATACCACCTCTGTTGCCCATGAATGA